In Oenanthe melanoleuca isolate GR-GAL-2019-014 linkage group LGE22, OMel1.0, whole genome shotgun sequence, the following proteins share a genomic window:
- the DTX3 gene encoding probable E3 ubiquitin-protein ligase DTX3, translating to MGSPVSFVLSRMSGCGAPAKSRVTVPKRVWEFVTRERAARLALLAQEARVRILVDGETPELYVLQLCATPAGPPGAAALCPARKALKALLKETEKELKKRSQRHGEVLGARPEPPAGAAGAPGDEEPERQCPICLGEMRGPRTLERCRHSFCGECIARALQVRSACPVCGRFYGQLVGNQPPDGRMLVTRDAALPLPGYEAFGTIIIQYVFPPGVQGVEHPNPGVRYPGTTRVAYLPDCPEGNKVLALFRKAFAQRLTFTVGTSLTTGRANVITWNDIHHKTNCTGGPQLFGYPDPTYLARVQEELRAKGITEDWGGTGTLPGRGSPPGSPPGPAGTPRPLPGQRDPRAGGSPHTRGQEQHPLGRGIPPQQDSPGQGEPPIQWDPPAGGAPPDSPGQGEPPIQWDPPAGGAPPAPWLAGGAQGGAQAPRGAGAAPPPQHGQTDPCT from the exons ATGGGCTCACCAG TGTCCTTCGTGCTCTCGAGGATGTCGGGCTGCGGCGCCCCGGCCAAGAGCCGGGTGACGGTTCCGAAGCGCGTGTGGGAGTTCGTGACGCGGGAGCGCGCGGCGCGCCTGGCGCTGCTGGCGCAGGAGGCGCGGGTGCGGATCCTGGTGGACGGCGAGACCCCCGAGCTGTACGTGCTGCAGCTCTGCGCGACCCCCGCGGggccgcccggcgccgccgcgcTCTGCCCGGCGCGCAAGGCGCTCAAGGCGCTGCTCAAGGAGACCGAGAAGGAGCTCAAGAAGCGCAGCCAGCGGCACGGCGAGGTGCTGGGGGCGCGGCCCGAGCCCCCCGCGGGCGCGGCCGGCGCTCCGGGCGACGAGGAGCCGGAGCGGCAGTGCCCGATCTGCCTGGGCGAGATGCGCGGGCCGCGCACGCTGGAGCGCTGCCGGCACTCCTTCTGCGGCGAGTGCATCGCGCGGGCGCTGCAGGTGCGCTCCGCCTGCCCCGTCTGCGGCCGCTTCTACGGGCAGCTGGTGGGCAACCAGCCCCCCGACGGCCGCATGCTGGTCACCCGCGACGCCGCGCTGCCGCTGCCCGGCTACGAGGCGTTCGGCACCATCATCATCCAGTACGTCTTCCCGCCCGGCGTGCAGGGG GTGGAGCACCCCAACCCCGGCGTGCGCTACCCCGGCACCACGCGCGTGGCGTACCTGCCCGACTGCCCCGAGGGGAACAAGGTGCTGGCGCTGTTCCGCAAGGCGTTCGCGCAGCGCCTCACCTTCACCGTGGGCACCTCGCTCACCACCGGCCGCGCCAACGTCATCACCTGGAACGACATCCACCACAAAACCAACTGCACCGGCGGGCCCCAGCT gTTCGGGTACCCCGACCCCACGTACCTCGCCcgggtgcaggaggagctgcgGGCCAAGGGCATCACCGAGGactgggggggcacagggaccctcCCGGGCAGGGGGAGCCCCCCAGGGTCACCCCCAGGGCCGGCAGGGACCCCCCggcccctccctgggcagcgGGACCCCCGGGCAGGGGGATCCCCCCATACgagggggcaggagcagcaccccctgggcagggggatccccccacagcaggacagcccCGGGCAGGGGGAGCCCCCCATTCAATGGGACCCCCCTGCAGGGGGAGCCCCCCcagacagccctgggcagggggagcccCCCATTCAATGGGACCCCCCTGCAGGGGGAGCCCCCCCCGCCCCCTGGCTGGcagggggggcacagggaggggctCAGGCCCCCCGGGGGGCAGGTGCCGCCCCGCCCCCACAGCACGGACAGACGGACCCCTGTACATAG